One Rhodococcus sp. P1Y DNA window includes the following coding sequences:
- a CDS encoding biotin--[acetyl-CoA-carboxylase] ligase: MWTNLDRPPLDVSALRRALVDGPQASWSRLDVVEQTGSTNADLIAQADGLADRTALVAEHQDSGRGRHARPFSGPPRSQLLLSVLVKFPGIDPAVLGWLSLLTGVAVVDALRTVAAVDASLKWPNDVLVGGRKVAGILAEVAQHGSSPAVVVGIGLNVSMREEELPVPTATSLVLENAAVSDRDSLLRAILRGIGAEIDSWRNVNWSTEHLAHRYRERCDTIGRRVRVELPGNKQILGEATDVDGQGRIVVRVDDTGETIAVAAGDVTHLRAVDTD, translated from the coding sequence ATGTGGACCAACCTGGATCGACCCCCGCTCGACGTCTCTGCGCTGCGACGAGCTCTCGTCGACGGACCGCAGGCCTCCTGGTCCAGACTCGATGTTGTCGAGCAGACCGGTTCCACCAACGCAGACCTCATCGCGCAGGCCGACGGTCTGGCCGATCGCACCGCGCTCGTTGCCGAGCATCAGGACAGTGGACGAGGCAGGCACGCCCGACCGTTCTCGGGCCCACCGAGGTCACAGCTCTTGCTGTCGGTTCTTGTCAAATTTCCAGGGATCGATCCCGCTGTTCTCGGATGGCTGTCGTTGCTGACGGGCGTCGCGGTCGTCGATGCACTCCGCACCGTCGCAGCGGTCGATGCGTCGCTCAAATGGCCGAACGACGTACTCGTCGGGGGCCGAAAGGTCGCCGGGATCCTTGCCGAGGTTGCGCAGCACGGCTCGTCGCCTGCCGTCGTGGTCGGAATCGGCCTGAACGTGTCGATGAGAGAAGAAGAACTTCCGGTCCCGACTGCGACGTCGCTCGTGCTCGAGAACGCCGCGGTGTCGGACCGCGACAGCCTTCTCCGGGCGATCCTGCGGGGGATCGGTGCCGAGATCGACTCGTGGCGGAACGTCAACTGGAGCACCGAGCATCTCGCCCACCGGTACCGCGAACGCTGCGACACGATCGGTCGGCGAGTTCGCGTCGAACTGCCGGGAAACAAGCAGATTCTGGGAGAGGCGACCGACGTCGACGGCCAGGGGCGCATCGTCGTTCGCGTCGACGACACGGGCGAGACGATCGCAGTCGCAGCGGGCGACGTCACGCACCTGCGCGCTGTCGACACCGACTGA
- a CDS encoding PH domain-containing protein, with product MGYPQDALADEEELLLHHHPHWKMLLLPAVTFILFTAVSGFLIGLASAKADGTSATALMIAVALVWVIVVGWRCVAPLISWKCTHFIVTDRRVLIRQGVITHSGIDIPMGRISNVQFRHGLLDRMLGTGTLIIASASDDPLEFDDIPRVQRVHSLLYQQVFDSMEFRRPGADPFDSADASDTEGSKPGWRAGRRR from the coding sequence ATGGGCTATCCGCAGGATGCATTGGCGGACGAGGAAGAGCTGTTGTTGCATCACCACCCGCATTGGAAGATGCTGTTGCTGCCTGCGGTGACGTTCATCCTTTTCACCGCAGTCTCGGGGTTCCTCATCGGGTTGGCCTCGGCCAAAGCGGACGGGACCAGTGCCACGGCGCTGATGATCGCGGTCGCGCTCGTGTGGGTGATTGTCGTCGGCTGGCGATGTGTCGCCCCGTTGATCAGCTGGAAGTGCACGCACTTCATCGTGACCGACCGTCGTGTCCTCATCCGGCAGGGCGTCATCACCCATTCCGGCATCGACATTCCGATGGGTCGAATCAGCAACGTGCAGTTTCGACACGGTCTTCTCGACCGCATGCTCGGCACCGGAACCCTCATCATCGCGTCGGCGTCCGACGATCCCCTCGAATTCGACGACATCCCGCGCGTGCAGCGCGTCCATTCCCTCCTCTACCAGCAGGTATTCGATTCCATGGAGTTCCGCCGGCCTGGCGCGGACCCTTTCGACAGCGCCGACGCGTCCGACACCGAAGGATCGAAGCCCGGGTGGCGCGCCGGAAGACGCAGGTAA